A region from the Arachis ipaensis cultivar K30076 chromosome B01, Araip1.1, whole genome shotgun sequence genome encodes:
- the LOC107611387 gene encoding uncharacterized protein LOC107611387 — MPFGLKNAGATYQRLMDKAFQQQIGRNMEVYVDDMVAKTPVQGSHCDDLVEAFNQLRTYNMRLNPDKCAFGVQGGKFLGFMLTSRGIEANPEKCNAVLTMITPKTVKEVQQLAGKIAALSRFLPAAANRSYHFFQTFSKGKKFTWTDECENSFTELKQLLTSPPILQRPEAGKLLYLYLSVSNHAISSVLVMETGKKQNPVYFISKVLQPTETRYPKIVQLALALVTTARRLRHYFQSHTIVVRIDQPLRQILTRPELAGRIIKWSIELSEFDIQYESRKTLKSQVLADFVSEMTNKIQQTAANWSIHVDGASNREGSGAVVLLKEGEKVIAKQSLQFRFNASNNQAEYKALLAGLKLAQQLGISKITAYCDSSLIVHQVKGEYQVKDPLLEKYLLITKDLISKFSKFDIIHVNREQNTRADVLSKLVTTRQMENTSALSQLTLDKPIFDLNIMQVRDWRTPFLNYIITGAIPDDEPNLQLFRRRASFYTILENTLYRRGHSQPLLKCISNEEAEDVMAETHEGVYGNHIDGRALAAKILRTGYYWPTIKRDCISKVKACDNCQKHATLSETPAEELHTIEVSWPFDRWGLDILRPFPKAPGQIRSVEHPQTNGQVESANRIILQGLKKKLGEAKGEWADLIPEILWSYNTSIQSATGETPFKLVYGAEALIPVEVSVPTLRAELYDQSNNLQARTAKLDLVEEERDISAIKQRARK, encoded by the exons atgccttttggcttaaagAATGCAGGTGCGACATACCAAAGATTAATGGACAAAGCATTCCAACAACAGATAGGCCGGAAtatggaagtctatgtagacgatATGGTAGCAAAAACGCCTGTGCAAGGGTCACACTGTGATGACTTGGTAGAAGCTTTCAACCAACTCCGAACATATAACATGAGACTCAATCCGGACAAATGCGCTTTTGGAGTCCAAGGAGGAAAATTTCTTGGCTTCATGCTAACGTCACGAGGTATAGAAGCTAACCCAGAAAAATGCAATGCAGTGCTGACCATGATAACCCCAAAAACAGTAAAAGAGGTCCAACAATTAGCAGGCAAAATAGCCGCCCTATCACGTTTCCTACCCGCAGCGGCAAACCGATCTTATCATTTTTTCCAGACGTTCTCTAAGGGCAAGAAATTCACATGGACGGACGAATGTGAGAATTCCTTTACTGAACTCAAACAGCTCTTAACATCACCTCCAATACTCCAGAGACCAGAGGCAGGTAAGCTGTTATATTTGTATTTATCAGTATCTAACCATGCCATAAGCTCGGTCCTAGTGATGGAAACAGGAAAAAAGCAAAaccctgtatacttcattagcaaggtACTGCAACCAACAGAAACAAGATATCCAAAGATAGTACAGCTAGCGCTGGCACTAGTCACCACGGCAAGAAGGCTGCGACATTACTTTCAAAGCCACACAATTGTAGTACGAATAGACCAACCACTAAGGCAGATATTAACCAGACCTGAGCTCGCTGGACGAATAATAAAGTGGTCAATCGAACTATCCGAGTTCGACATTCAATACGAGTCGAGAAAGACCCTGAAGTCACAAGTACTTGCTGACTTCGTGTCGGAAATGACTAATAAGATACAACAAACAGCAGCCAATTGGAGCATACATGTAGATGGAGCATCAAACAGAGAAGGAAGCGGAGCGGTGGTACTACTAAAAGAAGGAGAGAAAGTGATAGCCAAGCAATCACTACAATTCCGCTTCAATGCGAgtaacaaccaagcagaatataaAGCTCTGCTAGCAGGACTGAAGCTCGCTCAACAACTGGGGATATCCAAGATAACAGCCTACTGTGATTCTTCATTAATAGTGCACCAAGTAAAGGGCGAGTACCAAGTAAAAGATCCTTTGTTAGAGAAATATTTGCTCATAACAAAGGATCTCATCTCAAAATTCAGCAAATTTGATATTATTCATGTAAACCGAGAACAAAACACCAGGGCTGACGTGTTATCCAAGTTAGTCACAACAAGGCAAATGGAAAACACATCAGCACTGTCCCAGCTAACACTTGACAAGCCGATCTTCGATTTAAACATCATGCAGGTGCGAGATTGGAGAACACCTTTTCTCAATTACATCATCACAGGTGCAATACCAGATGATGAGCCGAACTTGCAGCTCTTCAGAAGAAGAGCAAGTTTCTATACAATACTCGAAAATACCCTGTATAGACGAGGACACTCCCAACCACTACTCAAATGCATCAGCAACGAGGAAGCCGAGGACGTTATGGCAGAAACACATGAAGGAGTTTATGGCAACCACATCGACGGACGAGCATTGGCGGCAAAGATACTGCGAACAGGATATTATTGGCCGACGATAAAAAGAGACTGCATCTCGAAAGTCAAGGCATGTGATAATTGTCAAAAACACGCTACCCTCTCAGAGACCCCGGCCGAGGAGCTCCACACCAtagaggtaagctggcctttcgATAGGTGGGGATTGGATATCCTCAGACCTTTTCCGAAAGCGCCAGGCCAG ATACG TTCAGTCGAGCACCCACAAACCAACGGGCAAGTCGAATCAGCTAACAGAATCATCTTGCAGGGATTAAAGAAAAAGCTCGGCGAAGCAAAGGGAGAGTGGGCCGATCTCATCCCAGAAATCCTATGGAGCTACAACACCAGCATTCAATCTGCTACAGGAGAAACTCCTTTCAAGCTGGTATATGGTGCAGAAGCactgatcccagtagaggtcagCGTCCCAACATTAAGGGCCGAGCTTTATGACCAATCAAACAACTTGCAAGCTCGAACAGCCAAGCTGGATCTTGTGGAAGAAGAAAGAGACATCTCAGCCATAAAGCAGCGGGCCAGAAAATAG
- the LOC107611376 gene encoding uncharacterized protein LOC107611376: MPKNFVLPTVLEPYKGFDDLRAHVKKFQSMMFFNGANNEPVLCRAFPTYLDGAALLWFSKLSAGSISSFEELARSFIDYFAASRIYVHGSDYLGTIKQGQHESLKNYMTRFSEATMEIQDLDPAVHLHALKAGLRPGKFREIIVITKPKTLEEFRERAAGQMEIEELREAQKPDRQPQQMDEKKAFRSPSNKDTKRPFKLTPKYNTYTRFNTKRENIIKEILNAKIVKPPARAGNYQDQRLVDRSKHCAFHQKFGHTTDDCIVAKDLLERLARQGLLDKYVESRKARRTNSDREVNKQTVIDKKEQTTPDPPRGIISHISGGFAGGGETSSARKRSYRAMLAIEGTLQSRKDKDPDVTISFNQADFRSASPNLDDPVVISIQVGELLVRKTLLDPGSSANVLFYSTFKKMQLSEKLIQPSSGELMGSPKKESPSWDIYG, from the coding sequence ATGCCGAAGAACTTTGTATTACCTACAGTGCTGGAACCATACAAGGGGTTCGATGACCTCCGAGCTCATGTTAAAAAGTTTCAATCCATGATGTTTTTTAACGGCGCTAACAACGAGCCCGTGCTTTGCCGGGCTTTTCCTACTTATCTTGATGGTGCTGCATTACTGTGGTTTTCTAAACTGTCTGCAGGTTCAATTTCCTCCTTTGAGGAACTAGCGAGATCCTTTATTGACTATTTCGCTGCATCGAGAATTTATGTCCATGGATCAGACTACCTAGGCACAATCAAGCAAGGCCAACACGAGAGTTTAAAAAACTACATGACCAGGTTTTCCGAGGCTACTATGGAGATCCAAGACTTGGATCCGGCGGTCCACCTGCATGCCCTCAAGGCCGGCCTCCGACCAGGCAAATTCCGGGAAATCATTGTGATAACAAAACCAAAAACACTGGAGGAGTTCCGAGAAAGGGCTGCAGGTCAAATGGAGATTGAAGAACTCCGCGAGGCTCAAAAGCCGGATAGACAACCTCAGCAGATGGATGAGAAAAAAGCTTTCAGATCACCAAGCAACAAGGATACAAAAAGGCCCTTCAAACTCACACCAAAATACAACACGTATACTAGATTCAATACCAAGAGAGAAAACATCATCAAAGAAATTCTGAATGCCAAAATTGTGAAGCCGCCAGCTCGAGCAGGGAACTACCAGGACCAAAGGCTTGTGGATAGGAGCAAGCACTGCGCCTTCCACCAGAAGTTCGGCCACACCACCGACGACTGCATTGTCGCAAAAGACCTCTTAGAGAGACTGGCACGCCAAGGGCTTCTGGACAAATATGTTGAGAGCCGGAAAGCCAGAAGAACAAACTCAGACAGAGAGGTGAACAAACAAACAGTGATAGACAAAAAAGAACAGACAACTCCTGATCCACCAAGAGGAATCATTAGCCACATATCAGGAGGCTTTGCAGGCGGAGGTGAGACAAGCTCGGCCAGAAAGCGAAGCTACAGGGCGATGCTGGCAATTGAGGGAACACTACAGTCAAGGAAGGACAAGGACCCAGACGTCACGATATCCTTCAACCAAGCAGACTTCAGATCGGCAAGCCCTAACCTCGACGACCCAGTGGTGATTTCCATCCAGGTCGGAGAGTTGTTGGTAAGAAAAACACTACTGGACCCAGGTAGTAGCGctaatgttttattttattctacctttaaaaagatgcaattatcAGAAAAACTGATACAACCCTCCTCGGGAGAGCTAATGGGTTCTCCGAAGAAAGAGTCCCCATCATGGGACATATATGGCTGA